One Oryza glaberrima chromosome 11, OglaRS2, whole genome shotgun sequence genomic region harbors:
- the LOC127755839 gene encoding uncharacterized protein LOC127755839 has product MKTHAPEAEAPPPARPYPSPPVEARDGPETAAEGEKESGCCWCDSTRDEDAGTSSHAVAGEASSGAGGGADGGSPAPRAASPPPTAAGGQGGGGGGPVSGGGGSAPGGAATAPRQGAPPAAATSVQGAPRAPATAATVPQGGSPRRTVPAQSAPGGPATAQSSPRAVTTTKLDKSVSNNIEEKGPAFGDAPCRNKATGVDIDDSSRDDADGGDANNMSLLSKTVLSWTIQDILLDNEVQKVPTKFKGLQHYLDVHSNLLMEEVRITIKSSLLKVETTQCFRDFVVSFAGPPSIYYIDIDLYGIDNCQHVVKDGDLFFLSTQPLRGQLSGCFGIATDVGCDNQFQRSFKMLVSENQKNTDLESIRYICFLTNIMDNLNISKAMVTMSSGRCGIINSIIRRNEKCKKTCACAELCAFGIEDSSYLEKYNEEQQCAMTCIMSKVGCHHNHSVDLVWGPPGTGKTRLAAGLAICMLNLRLRILVCVPKKRDIHIFLQSLQKVDPSFDFRGIVVLNRLSNSESIKNCNKFHEMNLENRAQALYCCIFLWRSFVKELGFVLGLKPYCKEKCDHDGCTICSKSKLAVFSFSSFKEKVCALAIDVEKCSRILIDSLSDILLSNYNIEILNKLLSGLSHLEDRIKNSDITQSGVEKEFGLASGIDFSWEEVGCNVAELNEIRMTCLGLIEVVINSIELPQLDDRKDLEEFCIRHSRIIICTPVCSSQLHELKLDTIDILLVDDAAQIKEIDMLIPLSFSPRHIVMFGDHLHLQPMVKSEVCKEAGYASSLFQRLMHSSSENKRLTKQYMMDPSISQFVSENFYEGRLEDDSTVKSDDYNKLLKEFPVPAYGFFDISGVDELTGKGKGFVESSVIMFLLQFLCKGRTNAIGKINVGIICLYNNRMDALRNLLGIKYESHDRINIEVNSLGNLHEKWYDVVILSSVSDEKAELLEGSKMNVAFSRSRYCLWIIGEGKNLIASEDLWKKLIGYAKNLHRVATLNSNVLSKVMSQLNDRDKDIPTASALPNKQGEEFTWAGRPNNTKYILAPLRDQKGAPDTCSFQACLGTVESLNKFQFSCLNPPQDFTWSLSLNDLKTRYEHTVAEEFASEECKKRGTHRVETALKILKDDGVIGRDKVDPEDRLFKIASYEKVGINEPQKVRCLLEAGNIMVGHFRVSRNYFYLKPGEIYSYDKRVPYIHAKSNLPVSHAVMVIGDGRHREPMASAASGTSNSTEPLLYREHVMIQNSEGKRFGIDGLGKVDKLSFRGLYQIILPD; this is encoded by the exons CTCATGCCCCGGAAGCggaggccccgccgccggctcgaccgtacccctcgccgccggtagaAGCCCGGGATGGGCCCGAAACAGCGGcggaaggggaaaaagaaagtGGGTGCTGCTGGTGCGACAGCACGCGGGACGAAGACGCCGGGACGAGCAGCCatgccgtcgccggagaagcgTCGTCGGGTGCAGGCGGTGGCGCCGATGGTGGGAGCCCAGCACcacgcgccgcgtcgccgccgccgaccgcggcTGGTGGccaaggcggaggcggaggagggcccgtctcgggaggaggaggaagcgcgccaggcggggcggcgacggcgccgaggcAGGGCGCGCCACCAGCGGCAGCGACGTCGGTGCagggcgcgccgcgcgcgccagcgacggcggcgactgtgCCGCAGGGGGGCTCGCCACGACGCACGGTGCCTGCGCAGAGCGCGCCGGGTGGGCCAGCGACGGCGCAGAGCTCGCCACGCGCCGTGACGACCACCAAG CTGGACAAGAGTGTAAGCAACAACATAGAGGAGAAAGGTCCTGCTTTTGGGGATGCTCCGTGCCGTAACAAGGCAACTGGGGTTGACATTGACGACAGTAGTCGAGATGATGCTGATGGAGGAGACGCTAATAACATGTCTCTTTTATCAAAAACTGTTTTGTCATGGACTATCCAGGATATATTATTGGATAATGAG GTTCAGAAAGTACCAACCAAGTTTAAAGGGCTTCAGCATTATTTGGATGTACACTCAAATCTGCTAATGGAAGAAGTTCGTATAACCATCAAGTCTAGCTTGTTGAAAGTTGAGACTACTCAATGCTTTCGTGATTTTGTTGTGTCGTTTGCTGGGCCACCTTCCATCTATTACATTGATATTGATCTTTATGGAATTGATAACTGTCAGCATGTTGTGAAAGATGGGGATCTGTTTTTTCTTAGTACTCAACCATTAAGGGGTCAGTTATCAGGTTGTTTTGGTATTGCCACAGATGTTGGCTGTGATAATCAGTTTCAAAGAAGCTTCAAGATGTTAGTTTCAGAAAATCAGAAAAACACTGATTTAGAATCAATCagatatatttgttttcttactAACATTATGGATAATTTGAACATATCGAAGGCAATGGTCACAATGTCATCTGGCAGATGTGGTATTATCAATTCCATTATAAGACGCAATGAGAAG TGCAAAAAAACATGCGCATGTGCTGAGTTATGTGCATTTGGAATTGAAGATTCTAGTTATCTCGAAAAATACAACGAAGAGCAGCAATGTGCAATGACATGCATTATGTCGAAAGTAGGTTGTCACCACAACCATTCAGTTGATCTTGTATGGGGGCCTCCAGGTACAGGAAAGACCCGATTAGCTGCCGGTTTAGCTATTTGTATGCTGAATTTGAGATTAAGAATATTAGTGTGTGTTCCAAAGAAAAGAGACATTCATATATTTCTTCAGAGTTTACAGAAAGTTGATCCATCATTCGACTTTAGAGGCATTGTTGTTCTCAATAGGCTGAGTAACTCTGAAAGCATAAAGAATTGCAACAAATTTCATGAAATGAATTTGGAAAATAGAGCGCAAGCGCTCTATTGCTGCATATTTTTATGGAGAAGTTTTGTGAAAGAATTAGGTTTTGTTTTGGGATTAAAACCATACTGCAAGGAAAAATGCGATCACGATGGATGTACTATCTGTAGCAAAAGCAAGCTAGCTGTTTTCTCCTTCAGTTCTTTTAAAGAGAAAGTTTGTGCACTTGCTATAGATGTAGAAAAATGTTCACGGATTTTGATTGACAGCCTGTCAGATATATTATTGTCGAACTATAACATTGAGATCTTAAACAAATTGTTGAGCGGCCTATCACATTTGGAGGATCGCATTAAGAATAGTGATATAACACAGTCTGGTGTTGAAAAGGAATTTGGGCTTGCATCTGGTATTGATTTTTCCTGGGAGGAGGTAGGATGCAATGTTGCAGAGTTGAATGAAATCCGGATGACTTGTCTTGGGTTGATAGAGGTTGTTATCAACTCAATTGAATTGCCACAACTGGATGATAGAAAGGATCTTGAGGAATTCTGCATTAGACATAGCCGCATTATCATTTGTACTCCAGTCTGTTCCTCTCAGCTACATGAGTTAAAGTTGGATACCATCGATATTTTATTGGTTGATGATGCTGCACAAATAAAAGAGATCGACATGCTTATTCCACTGTCATTTTCACCAAGACATATTGTGATGTTTGGGGATCATCTCCATTTGCAGCCCATGGTGAAAAGTGAG GTTTGTAAAGAAGCTGGATACGCTTCAAGCCTTTTTCAACGATTGATGCACTCTTCTTCTGAAAATAAGAGACTCACTAAACAGTATATGATGGATCCTTCGATTAGTCAATTCGTGAGTGAAAATTTCTATGAGGGTAGATTGGAGGATGACTCAACAGTCAAGTCTGATGACTACAATAAGCTCCTAAAAGAATTTCCAGTCCCTGCTTATGGGTTCTTTGACATAAGTGGTGTGGATGAGTTGACAGGCAAAGGAAAAGGCTTTGTGGAGTCTTCTGTAATCATGTTCTTGCTTCAGTTTCTTTGCAAAG GTCGGACAAATGCCATAGGAAAGATCAATGTTGGAATAATTTGTCTATACAACAACCGAATGGATGCACTGAGAAATCTGTTAGGCATCAAATATGAAAGCCACGACAGAATTAATATAGAAGTTAACTCTCTCGGTAATTTGCATGAGAAATGGTATGATGTGGTAATCCTGTCATCAGTTTCCGATGAAAAAGCAGAGCTTCTCGAGGGCAGCAAAATGAATGTAGCTTTTTCAAGATCAAG ataCTGCCTGTGGATTATTGGAGAAGGTAAAAATCTGATTGCGAGTGAAGATTTATGGAAGAAGTTAATTGGATATGCAAAAAATCTACACCGTGTTGCGACATTGAACAGCAATGTGTTGTCTAAGGTTATGAGTCAGTTGAATGACCGGGACAAAGATATACCCACTGCCTCTGCACTTCCAAACAAG CAAGGGGAAGAATTTACATGGGCAGGAAGACCCAACAATACAAAATACATCCTGGCTCCCCTTCGAGATCAAAAGGGTGCTCCTG ATACTTGTTCTTTTCAGGCATGCTTAGGGACGGTTGAATCATTAAACAAATTTCAGTTCTCATGCTTAAATCCTCCACAGGATTTCACATGGAGTTTGTCGCTGAATGACCTAAAGACTCGGTACGAGCATACGGTTGCTGAAGAGTTTGCATCTGAGGAGTGCAAGAAAAGGGGCACGCATCGAGTGGAAACTGCCCTGAAAATTCTAAAAGATGATGGTGTCATAGGCCGTGACAAAGTTGACCCTGAG GACCGACTCTTCAAAATCGCATCATATGAGAAGGTTGGCATCAATGAACCACAAAAGGTAAGATGTCTCCTAGAGGCCGGAAATATAATGGTAGGACATTTCCGTGTGTCGCGAAACTACTTCTACTTGAAGCCGGGAGAGATCTACAGCTATGATAAGAGAGTGCCATACATCCATGCCAAGTCCAATCTGCCGGTTTCCCATGCCGTTATGGTTATTGGTGATGGACGACATCGAGAGCCAATGGCCTCTGCTGCCAGTGGCACAAGTAACAGTACTGAGCCGCTACTCTACCGTGAGCATGTTATGATCCAGAATAGTGAAGGGAAGCGGTTTGGGATTGATGGGTTGGGAAAAGTTGACAAGCTTTCCTTCCGTGGACTCTACCAGATCATTTTGCCAGATTAA